The Coregonus clupeaformis isolate EN_2021a chromosome 8, ASM2061545v1, whole genome shotgun sequence genome has a segment encoding these proteins:
- the msto1 gene encoding protein misato homolog 1 → MGSLCREVVTLQLGHYSNFVGTHWWNLQDASLTYDPDAPPGELQNDVLFREGQTFGGEITYTPRLIAMDLKGSLQTLRQEGSLYETGKDPTALTWEGNVMVHKESLPTKNPFLLDLDKLDKGEILAEVDFDPTPVPHCSGAVAMETVNSRLERAQKGYRLEGSVRVWSDFLRIHLHPRTISVIHQYNHDGEAHRLEAFGQGEALLHGSVLEDLEDRLHFFIEECDYLQGFQVLCDLADGFSGLGSKVTEMLQDSYGGRGILTWGLAPVSHPDTTPMKELYHLLNYSLGMVHMANNSSFFCPLTLKGGLGRRPAQPPSFPHLNYDPSLWYHSSAVLALAMDSLTVPYRRRDNSAPMWEFADALAVSGRKVVAAYGALPFPMAQGSSLPDALGDCTDALPWKPLSSCPELGDGHCFGQSVTLKGLEGQSLVSQLRPGMQPPTLLHSLDCGEDVLASYINAHYPATPFSVQLVSSPSKLTPPFPQIFSQSLGPQGFLQSQAPPLNNRSRAVSCLPVLTSLQSSPALGPWLSELQRGASALDPRRIAPSFLSQGPELTDFQESLEQLRLLARCYHDDSRGMMRSSSEEDDDG, encoded by the exons ATGGGTAGCCTGTGTAGAGAAGTCGTCACTCTTCAACTCGGGCACTATTCAAACTTCGTCGGCACACATTGGTGGAATTTACAG GATGCCTCGCTGACCTACGACCCAGATGCACCCCCAGGCGAGCTCCAGAATGATGTTCTCTTCAGAGAAGGGCAAACCTTTGGGGGTGAAATTACCTACACCCCCCGCCTGATCGCCATGGACCTCAAAG GTAGCCTTCAGACACTGAGACAGGAGGGGAGCCTCTATGAGACTGGGAAGGATCCCACCGCTCTCAcatg GGAGGGCAATGTAATGGTGCACAAAGAGAGCCTGCCAACAAAGAACCCCTTCCTCCTAGACTTGGACAAGCTAGAC AAGGGGGAGATATTGGCTGAGGTTGATTTTGACCCAACTCCAGTGCCTCACTGTTCAG GAGCTGTTGCCATGGAGACGGTGAACAGCCGCCTGGAGCGCGCTCAGAAGGGCTACCGACTGGAGGGCAGTGTGAGGGTGTGGTCGGACTTCTTGAGGATCCACCTGCACCCCCGCACAATCTCTGTCATCCACCAGTACAACCACGACGG GGAGGCCCACCGTCTGGAAGCGTTTGGCCAGGGGGAGGCTTTGCTTCATGGCTCAGTGCTGGAGGATCTGGAGGACAGACTACACTTCTTCATAGAGGAGTGTGACTACCTACAG gggTTCCAGGTGCTCTGTGACCTGGCCGATGGCTTCTCGGGCCTGGGTTCAAAGGTCACCGAGATGCTGCAGGACTCCTATGGGGGACGGGGCATCCTTACCTGGGGGCTCGCACCTGTTAGTCACCCAGACACA ACCCCGATGAAGGAGCTCTACCACCTGTTGAACTACTCCTTAGGCATGGTCCACATGGCCAATAACAGCTCCTTCTTCTGCCCTTTGACCCTGAAGGGCGGGCTGGGCAGACGGCCCGCCCAACCGCCCTCCTTCCCCCACCTCAATTACGAT cCCTCATTGTGGTACCACTCCAGTGCTGTGCTGGCTCTGGCCATGGACTCCCTCACTGTCCCCTACAGGCGGAGGGACAACAGCGCCCCCATGTGGGAGTTTGCAGACGCACTGGCAGTGTCCGGGAGAAAG GTGGTGGCTGCGTACGGAGCCCTCCCCTTTCCTATGGCGCAGGGCAGCTCTCTCCCCGACGCCCTGGGTGACTGCACAGATGCGTTGCCGTGGAAACCCCTATCGTCTTGCCCCGAGCTGGGCGATGGCCACTGCTTCGGCCAATCAGTGACCCTCAAGGGGTTAGAGGGGCAGAGTCTGGTCAG CCAGCTGAGACCAGGGATGCAGCCGCCCACCCTGCTGCATAGCCTTGACTGTGGGGAAGACGTGCTCGCCTCCTACATCAATGCCCACTACCCTGCTACACCTTT TTCGGTCCAGCTTGTATCCAGCCCAAGTAAGCTGACCCCGCCCTTCCCACAGATATTCAGCCAATCCCTGGGTCCACAGGGCTTTCTGCAGAGTCAGGCCCCTCCCCTCAACA ACCGGTCCCGTGCGGTCTCCTGCCTCCCCGTGCTCACCTCCCTGCAGTCGTCTCCGGCCCTGGGCCCGTGGCTATCAGAGCTGCAGCGCGGTGCCAGCGCCCTGGACCCCCGACGCATCGCCCCCAGCTTCCTCTCCCAGGGACCTGAGCTGACAGACTTCCAGGAGTCCCTGGAGCAACTCCGCCTCCTGGCCCGCTGTTACCACGACGATAGCAGAGGCATGATGCGCTCCTCCTCGGAAGAGGACGACGATGGTTAA
- the tmem79a gene encoding transmembrane protein 79, producing MPEGERWTDEEVEGGQDEERDGSLADDEDEEECPVNWMPEKATQVFTPTVIVRPSSKREEFPLENSQYEEMDTEKSSFLEPQPHTAPPVYYYPQWTEEPDNYTHMCGCGDVLKLGLGIGAAAIIFPLLVWGGYALLPFDAPPLDSAPLRLVYTLRCSFFAVIPIMLGVLVQGVARLHYGALKPLYEGKVGEESREVAVHRHYVGDSLSLFLLYFLQLAVMATYISQDLLKMVPLLTIVFAFGRLIYWVCVSLGSSVRGLGFGLSFLPILAMLGANLYFVCSSLSEGAVFDVAPPTTAPPPRQSWWG from the exons ATgccggagggagagagatggacggatgaggaggtggagggaggccaAGATGAGGAAAGGGATGGTTCACTTgcagatgatgaagatgaggaggAATGCCCAGTGAATTGGATGCCAGAGAAGGCTACGCAGGTCTTCACTCCGACAGTGATAGTGCGTCCATCTAGCAAACGGGAGGAGTTCCCGCTCGAAAATAGCCAGTATGAGGAGATGGACACTGAGAAGAGTTCTTTCTTAGAGCCCCAGCCACATACAGCCCCACCAGTATACTACTACCCACAATGGACAGAGGAGCCGGACAACTACACAC ATATGTGTGGTTGCGGTGATGTTCTGAAACTTGGCCTGGGCATTGGTGCTGCAGCTATTATATTCCCTCTACTTGTGTGGGGCGGCTATGCCCTCTTGCCCTTTGATGCCCCGCCACTGGACAGCGCCCCTCTCAGGCTGGTGTACACACTACGCTGCTCCTTCTTTGCTGTCATACCCATCATGCTAG GTGTGCTGGTGCAGGGGGTGGCGCGGCTGCACTATGGCGCCCTAAAGCCCCTTTACGAGGGCAAGGTGGGGGAGGAGAGCCGGGAGGTGGCGGTGCACCGGCATTATGTGGGCGActcgctctccctcttcctgCTCTACTTCCTGCAGCTGGCCGTCATGGCGACCTACATCAGCCAGGACCTGCTCAAGATGGTGCCCCTGCTCACCATCGTCTTTGCATTCGGCAG GCTGATCTACTGGGTGTGTGTGTCCCTAGGCAGCAGTGTGAGGGGGTTGGGCTTCGGCCTCTCCTTCCTGCCCATACTGGCCATGCTGGGTGCCAACCTCTACTTTGTGTGCTCATCACTCAGTGAAGGGGCTGTCTTTGATGTGGCCCCGCCCACCACCGCCCCACCTCCCAGGCAGAGTTGGTGGGGCTAA